The stretch of DNA AACCGGTCCGTATCGAAACACGCAAGCACCCGATCGGGTTGCTCTAGCAGTTCGGTCGAGACCGCCAGCAAGCACCGGGTTAGCAGCTCGGTCAGCACGGCTGGGTTCCGCCGGGCGTCGCAATAACCCCCGTCGGCAAGCGCGGACGAGAAGAGATGTGAGCCGGCCCGCACATCGGCCGGCGACAAACTTGGTAGTTTTAGGGTGGCCTGCAAGAGGACCGGTTCTAGGTTGCTGATGTCGAAGGGTTGGGGAAGAGGGGTCTGCATGGTTTCACCATGCCACGGATCGGCTTCGAAAAGCAAATCTATTCGTCAACCCAACCATAGTATTTGGCGTCCACACGACAGCCTCGGATTTGACCGCAATCGCCTCGCCCTGACGCCCCGTAACGAACCGCTTTTTCGACGCCATCGAAAGAGCGTGACTCGTGACGCCGGACCGTGGTATACTTGTCGGAGGAGAGAAAACGATGGCTATCCATGTCGAAATCCCGGACGCGTTGGCGGCCAAGGTGGCGGAAGCCGCCAAGTCGTTGGGTAAGAGCGAAGAGCAGGTCGTCATCGAGGCGGTCGCGACGAAGGTCGCGCCACTCGATGAACTCAACGAACTGCTAGCCCCCGTGAGGGCGGCGTTTGCCGAGACCGGCATGACTGAAGACGAAGCGGTCGAGGAGTTCGAGCACGAGAAGCACTCGCTCCGGCAGGAACGCCGTGACGCCGTCGCCGGATGAAAACGCCGCTCCGTGTCGTCTTCGACTGCAACGTCTACTTCCAGGCCTTCGTCTCTGAACGAGGCCCCGCGGCGGCGCTGCTCGCCGAAGCGGTGAGCGGCTCCTTAGCGCTATACGTCTCCGAGGTGGTGCTCGGCGAGGTCGTTGACGTCCTGAACCGGCCCCACCTGGCGGCCAAGTTCCGCTACGACGCTCAACGCGTCCAGGCGTTCGCCGACAAGTTGCGTCAGATCGCAACGATGATCGACAACCCGCCGCATGTCTTCGAATTCCCGCGAGACCCCGACGACGCTCACTACATCGACCTCGCGGTCGCCGCCAAGGCCCGTCTAGTTGTCTCTCGGGACGAGGATTTGTTGTCGCTTCGCGACACCGGCACCGAGGCGGGCCGTGATTTAGTCGCCCGTTTCCCTGAGCTGACGATCCTGACGCCTCCCGAAGCTTTGGCGCTCGTGAGGAATCCATAAAGGACCCTGCCGCCGTGCGTAAGAGAGAGGCAAGGGCGGCGTGCAGCGAACCGATTGCCTCTTGCGAGAACCTCCTCTGAGTTAAACCGTGACCACGGTGAGTCCGACTTCGCGGCGTTCGAGCCCGGCGAGGATCTGCGTCGCGGTCTGCTGGATGCGTCCGAGCGAAGCGGTGAGCCGCTCGGTGTCTCCCTGGTGGCACTGGATGTAGTCGCTCGACTGCTTGAGGGCCCCGGAGAGGCCCGCCGCGTGCGAGACGACGTAGGCCACCGATTCGGCTTCGAGTTCCTTGACAGTCTTCGAGAGCGTCTTGTGATCCTCGGCCTTGTGCATCAACTCGTGGGCCAGCTCGTGGGCGAGGGTGTTGAACGCCTCGGCCGGGCTGAGCCCCTTCCGTAAGTAGATGCGGCCTCCGGCCGAGACCCCGTCGGCCCCGTCGAGGTGCTCCTCGTAACCCAGCTCGATGCCAAGCGACGAGACCAACGCGGCAAGCCTATCGAGCCGGTCGCCCGGCTCACCGGCGATGCGGTTGATGTCGGGAAGCTCATCCCCCTCGGTCTGCGCCAAGTCAAAGACGTGGACCGCCCGATAACCAAAAACCCCCTTGGTTTCGTTGCCGTCGTCGTCTTCCTTCTTGCCGACCATCGGGGCGAGGATGCAGATCCCTCGCTCGCCCTTCTTGACCGTCCTGCCGAGCTTTTTCCACGCCTGAAACCCGGCCACCCGAGTGGCGGCCGGTCGCTGGCGGGCGATGAGCAGGCAGTTGCCGAACGAGTAGTTGTGGAAGCGGCTCATCGTGTCGAGGTACTTGATGAGTTCCTCGCTCTTGCCGGCCGCGAGGGCCGCCGCCAGTTCCGACAGCGCCGAGTCGCAAAGCGACTTCGCTTCTTCCTTCTTCATGTGAGTCTCCATGGCTGGGCCAACAACCAGAAAGGCTGTGGCTGGGGAAACGCTCGCCCTGAGAGAAGCAGGGGAGCCAAAGAAAATGGGGTAGAGAAAACCTTGCTAGCGATGCTGCACGCCGCCCGCCTCGGGGGCCGGTTCCACAACGAAACCAGTCCCGGCAACCGCGGCTTGCGAGTCCGTCTACCCAGAAAGAAGGCGTAAAGAGCGTGAGCGCGTGAACGCTTTGTAGGACTTCAGACTACCACGTTGGCGGAGGTACTCAACATGGCTGCAACAAGGCATCGGACAACGCGGCGCGCCGCTCGCTGCTTGCGTTCCAGCTTCACAGTAAGACCCAGAGTGATAGGCGCGTGAACGCTAACGTGCCCTTAGACGGCTCTCAAGAATCCGACTGTCTTCCCACTGTTGTTTGACTTCTCTGCTAGAGCATGATAGGGGACATCGATTGCAATCGGCCTAAATGGCCCGTATCAGAAGGAACCAACCATGTCCGGGAAGACAATCAACGCCAAGAAAACCTATCGTATCTTCACTGAGTATGAAGTAACAGCCATTCACGACGTCTACGCTACGACAATCGCCGAGGCGATCGGCGTGCGCGACCTGCGCGGCCTACTCGATGCCGACGAGTTGGTCACGAACCTCTGCGGCGCTGAGGTCACCGTTGTTGTGGGGACGGAGACGACCGACCGCGGAGAGGGGACGACCTGACGACGCTGTGGCGAAAGTACTGGGCTACCGCACTCGTCACCCAGCAAAGTGAATGCGGCATCACCCTGGCGTGGTGATGCTCGTTGAGTCCACAATCGTGTTGCCCAGCAAATGCGTGGTGAGACCTAACCAATGGCAACGTATCGCCTGGCGGCTGCTGGAATACCGCAGATCTCCGATCGTTGAGCCATGCGACAAGGGCGACTAAGGGTCGCCGCGTCAACCAGCTAGTGATTATCAAAATCAACGGATCTGGATCCGCTTCGCGGCTTCTTCAGCATCTTTTTCGTTTTCCTGGTAGTAGAGTTCCGTGGTCCGTATCGACGAATGCCCAGCGAGAGACTTGGCCTGTTGCATCGTGGCGCCGTTGTTAAGGGCGCTCGTGATCGAAGTCTTGCGCAGCGAGTGCGTGCAGACCGCCCGGCGGCCAGGTCGTACGACCTGGATGCCCGCCAGGCGGGCGTACTTCTTGACGATGTTCCGGATGCGGTGCGTCGTGAGGTGCCGGTCCTCGACACTTTTTCCGTCACGTCCGATTGGCGGGAAGAGGGGAAATTCTGACTTATCGGCGATGCCCGCTCGTTCGACCCAAGCGAGCACGGCGGACGAAGCGTCGATGAGCGCCTTGCGTTCTTCCTTGCTTCCTTTCTCGGTCACCGTCAAAAACCAGTCGGCGCCGCTGCGGTCGAGGCTGCCGACTGTGGCGTGAGCGACGGCGCTCGCCCGGCAAGTCGTCATGATGTAGGTGAAGAGTAGCGCGTGGTCGCGGCAGCCGATAAGCGTCTTGGTGTCCGGCGTGTGGAGGAGATTCCTGGCCTCTTGCTCGGTGAGAGCCGGGGTCGTGTTCTTCTTGACCCGTGGGCTTTCGACCGCCTGGATGTCGCCGACCGTCTTCCAGTCGACTAGGCCCTTGCGGCCGAATTGCTGATAAGCCCCGCGAATGACCGATAAGACTCGGCAGATGGTCGTTGGCTTTTTGCCGGCTTGCGACAGCGACTCCTTGTAGAGGGCGACATGGTCCGCGGTGACTTCGAGTGGGTGGACGCCAAGCGCTGAGAAGTGCCGGAGAAACGTCGCTAGGTCACCGAGATACGCCCGGCGGCTGTGTTCGCTTGGGCACTTGTCGCAAAGCCACGGAACGACCGCCGCAAGCGGGTCGTGAGCACCCAGTGCCGGAATTAGACGACGGAGACAACTGGCCACTCGGGCGGCAGTAGAGAGGTCCTCGGGGATAGCGAGCTCGCCGAAGGAACTTGAACCGTTCGCATGACTTGGCGGACCGACCAGTTTGGCCGAGAGATTCGCGGTAAGGCCTGCTTGTTCTTTCTCTTCTCGCTTCTTCAAACGTGTTCCACTTCGCCGAAATAGGACGTCACTTTGACATCCTATAAAGCACATTATCATGCCTGGCAGTCGAGGCGCAAGGGACACGATGGCAGTAGAGGTAAACTCGCGACCGACGGCGTTCCTGAAGAATTGTTGACCACGATCCCCAAATCGATAGGATGCAAGTAGCTCTAACGAGCCGGTTTTTAATCGCTGGGGGAGGCGTCGCCTTTAATGGCATTAGCCCAGCGAGCCCGAGGTTCTAGGACGTCGGGTGGCCTCGACAACACATCGCCCCGTGAACAGTCGCCATACGCGTTCACGGGGCGATGTCTTTTGTGCCGCGAGTGGTTTCTAAGCCCGTGCGTCGCGAGCCGAGCGTTCTCGAGTTATCTCGCAACAAGACGCTTCTCAAAGGCAGCGACGAATTTCGGCAGTGTGTCGCCTGTCGCGTGGCACCACTGGCGGAGTTGGACGAGGTCGACCCGACGGTCGCCACGCTCCCATTTGCTGACAAACGACTGACTGACCCCCAGCTTCTTGGCCATCTGGGCTTGGGTCAGCGACGCCGCCTCCCGCCGCTCCCGGAGCAGGGTCACCAACAATCGGTGCTCGCGGGTGAAAGGGGTTTTTTCCATCGGACGGCTGCTTGATCGGCAAGGCCGCCGGATGCTATAGTCCGGACTGGATTATTCCAAAAAGGACTAATGAGGCGCAAAGCACCTTCCATCACCCACTCGCCCGATGCCCGAAGGCGTCTTGTTTCCGAGGCCGACGCATGACTCCGGTCACCGACCGGAGTTTTGGGCTGTTGATCGCCTACCTGCTGCCGGGGTTCTCGGCGCTGTGGCTGTGGGGGCGTCGCGTTCCCGCGATCAACAGCTGGCTGGCGACTGCCCCGCAGCATTCGCCGAGCGTTGGCGGATTCCTCTATGTCACCGTTTCGTCGGTGGCGGTCGGGCTCGTGCTAAGCACCCTCCGCTGGGCGATTGTCGATCGGCTCCACCACCACACAGGGCTGACGGCGCCCAAGTGGCGGGGCGCAGAGGATGGGCCTGCGATTGGCGTTTACCAACTCATGGTGGACCTCCACTACCGCTACTACCAGTTTTACGGGGCGTTCTTGCTGCTGGCTGTCGGCTTGCTGCTGTCGCCTCCGGGTGGCGAGTTGGGCGCGGCGCTGCGAACCGCATCAGGCCGGTTGTGGCTTGTGGCGCTCGCCTCGCTCTTTCTTGCCGCCTCCCGCGACACGCTCGAAAAATGTTACTCCCGTACGCCCTCCCTCTGGGCGTTTCCCGATTCCTTGAACTCCGATAGGAACGAACCGATGACCAACGGTGGACCCCACGATGCTTGTGGCGAAGGTGGCGACGATGCAGGAGTACTACTAGCGGTGGACCAGGCCAGCTCTGCCCTCCCCGTCTTAGAGACGGCAAAAGAGGAGCAGGAGAAAGCGTCTTCATCGACTGAGTTTCCGAGCGCCTAAGCCGGCCGGCTTCTGACGCCTTGCGGGTCAGTCGGATCGCGACGAGGCAATTGCTTTCGGCAAGGCGTTCTCCTCCAAGCGGGCGACGCCACTCCGCGCGTGGCGTGTCTGGGCCCCCTCCCCACGAAGGTCGCTCCGTTTCCGAAGTCGTAGCCGCTGGCTGCCGGTGTTCTCCCCGGCATTCTCACCCGGCGCCAGCTGTAGCCGGCGACGATCGCCATCCGACCACGGGAAGACCCATTGCTCCGATACGGGGCGCAGCCGAATCGCTTCGGAACACTCCTGTGTCTCCGCAACGACGATCCCCTCCAGTTCCGTCGGAGCAATCCGAGACTTGTGGGCGCCGTGCTCGGCGGTGAGGAAGTAGCCGGTGAGGCCGTGCGAGCGGCTTGTGACGGGGAGCCCGTAGAACTCGCTCGGCAAGACGGCGTCTTTGATCACCCGCTGCTCGCTCCTCCCCTCCCCGCTCCCAAGCCGCGAGTTGTCCGAACGAAAAACTTCGAGGCACTCGTACTGCCCAACGAGCCCCGAGGCCCACTCGGCGGATTCTTTTGACTGGCAGCGAAGGAGGGCCTTGCTCCCGCATTGGGCGATGATTTCGCCTGCGATTTTTGCGCCGGCCGCCTCCTGAAAACCCTCGATGTCCTGGAAGGCGAGCACGAGACACACGCCCCGCGAACGCCCTTTGTCGGCGAGCATTGTGAGCTTGCCACTAGAGAGTATGCACCCTGCGAGCCGAAGCTCATCGACCCAGACCCAGGTCCGACGGGCGCCCGAGTTGGGCTGCACGTCGATCTGCTCGGCGAGGAACCGAAACATGGTTCGGTTAATGACCTCTAGCGACGCCGAGGCCGCCTCGTTGTCTCCGAGGAGCAGCACCGAGTTGTTGGTAAGCCAGTCTTTGAGAGAGAGCCGGCCCGAAACCCGCTGCCACTGGGCGGCGACCGCCTCGTAAAAGACCATACTCGCGTAGATGGTCGAGGCCACACAGTGGCCGGTGTTGCTGTCGGGCAAGAATCCTTCCAGGGCGTCCCTCCCAAATTCGTCGCGGGAGAGCACGGCTTCTAGCCGCTCACGGCTCGTCGTCGCCAGCACCAAATCCGCGAAGGTCCACTCGCCGGGCGAGTGCTTGATGAGGCTGAGGATGACGGCGCGGACGACCAGCCGGGCGGCGTTTGAGAAGTAGCGGTTCGTCCCCTCTTCGCCCTCAATAAGGGAACAAGCCAGGTTCAGCGCGTCGGTGGGGCTTGTGACGTCGGCTGCGATGTCCCACGCCACGGCTTTGGGGCGGTCGTCGCGGCTCTCGAAGGGATTGAGAGAATAGACGGGACCGGCGTAGCCGATGTGGGCAAGATAAGCGGCCGAATCCCCTTTGGCGTCGTAGATGAGGACGCGCGCGTCGGGCGTCTCGTGCAACCGGAGGAGCACCTCCTTCATCAATCGTCGCTGCACGAGCGATTTCCCCGAGCCGGTAGCGCCTGCCGCCAGAAAATGCTGCGTGGCGGCCGATTCTGGTAGCACCATAGTTCCCCAGACGAGGGCGCCCGGATAGCAGCGATGATTCGCCCCAAGCCGCTTAGGGTTCTTGAGCGTGCGTCCACGGAGGTACCGCCTTGCCCGCACCCAGCGGGCGATCGGTTTGTGAGTGAGCGCAGCGACAACCAAGATCACGAGCGCCGCGACACGGAGCCCGTCCATCAGCGAGTCCCTTCTAGCGTGTGCTGGATCGCCATCTCGTTCGGGCGGCTTAGGCTCATCATTCCGGCGAGTCCGTCGATGTCGAGAGCGGCCGCTTCGTAGGTGTAGAGATAAGTCGCGTGGCGTGCTCGGCTGGCGGCGACGTAGCTGAGTTCCCGGTCGGTCGACATCGCCCCGATGTAGTAGAGGGCGTTCTCGCAGGTCGACCCTTGCGATTTATGGACGGTTTGGGCGTAGGCGAGCGTTAGGTGTGGGAACTCTTCGACGTCGATCTCGACCTCAAACCTGCTGTCGAGCCGCACCGAGAGTCGTGTCCCCCACGCCCCCGTGATTTCCCCAGTCGAGCCGTTCTCGACCCCCAAGAGCCGGTTGTTACGGGTCAACATCACCCGGTCGCCAAGATGAATACAAAGACCATCGACTTCGACGCCGTAGTCGCCGAGTTGGCAATGACGACGCATCACGTCCTGGAGGCGGCGGTTGAGCTCTCGGACATCGAGAATGGTCGACGCCATCACGAGCGTGTTGGCGACGCCGCCGCCACTGAAGGCGATCCT from Botrimarina mediterranea encodes:
- a CDS encoding putative toxin-antitoxin system toxin component, PIN family encodes the protein MKTPLRVVFDCNVYFQAFVSERGPAAALLAEAVSGSLALYVSEVVLGEVVDVLNRPHLAAKFRYDAQRVQAFADKLRQIATMIDNPPHVFEFPRDPDDAHYIDLAVAAKARLVVSRDEDLLSLRDTGTEAGRDLVARFPELTILTPPEALALVRNP
- a CDS encoding ArdC-like ssDNA-binding domain-containing protein — protein: MKKEEAKSLCDSALSELAAALAAGKSEELIKYLDTMSRFHNYSFGNCLLIARQRPAATRVAGFQAWKKLGRTVKKGERGICILAPMVGKKEDDDGNETKGVFGYRAVHVFDLAQTEGDELPDINRIAGEPGDRLDRLAALVSSLGIELGYEEHLDGADGVSAGGRIYLRKGLSPAEAFNTLAHELAHELMHKAEDHKTLSKTVKELEAESVAYVVSHAAGLSGALKQSSDYIQCHQGDTERLTASLGRIQQTATQILAGLERREVGLTVVTV
- a CDS encoding tyrosine-type recombinase/integrase codes for the protein MKKREEKEQAGLTANLSAKLVGPPSHANGSSSFGELAIPEDLSTAARVASCLRRLIPALGAHDPLAAVVPWLCDKCPSEHSRRAYLGDLATFLRHFSALGVHPLEVTADHVALYKESLSQAGKKPTTICRVLSVIRGAYQQFGRKGLVDWKTVGDIQAVESPRVKKNTTPALTEQEARNLLHTPDTKTLIGCRDHALLFTYIMTTCRASAVAHATVGSLDRSGADWFLTVTEKGSKEERKALIDASSAVLAWVERAGIADKSEFPLFPPIGRDGKSVEDRHLTTHRIRNIVKKYARLAGIQVVRPGRRAVCTHSLRKTSITSALNNGATMQQAKSLAGHSSIRTTELYYQENEKDAEEAAKRIQIR
- a CDS encoding helix-turn-helix domain-containing protein is translated as MEKTPFTREHRLLVTLLRERREAASLTQAQMAKKLGVSQSFVSKWERGDRRVDLVQLRQWCHATGDTLPKFVAAFEKRLVAR
- a CDS encoding type IV secretory system conjugative DNA transfer family protein; protein product: MDGLRVAALVILVVAALTHKPIARWVRARRYLRGRTLKNPKRLGANHRCYPGALVWGTMVLPESAATQHFLAAGATGSGKSLVQRRLMKEVLLRLHETPDARVLIYDAKGDSAAYLAHIGYAGPVYSLNPFESRDDRPKAVAWDIAADVTSPTDALNLACSLIEGEEGTNRYFSNAARLVVRAVILSLIKHSPGEWTFADLVLATTSRERLEAVLSRDEFGRDALEGFLPDSNTGHCVASTIYASMVFYEAVAAQWQRVSGRLSLKDWLTNNSVLLLGDNEAASASLEVINRTMFRFLAEQIDVQPNSGARRTWVWVDELRLAGCILSSGKLTMLADKGRSRGVCLVLAFQDIEGFQEAAGAKIAGEIIAQCGSKALLRCQSKESAEWASGLVGQYECLEVFRSDNSRLGSGEGRSEQRVIKDAVLPSEFYGLPVTSRSHGLTGYFLTAEHGAHKSRIAPTELEGIVVAETQECSEAIRLRPVSEQWVFPWSDGDRRRLQLAPGENAGENTGSQRLRLRKRSDLRGEGAQTRHARSGVARLEENALPKAIASSRSD